A genome region from Gadus chalcogrammus isolate NIFS_2021 chromosome 7, NIFS_Gcha_1.0, whole genome shotgun sequence includes the following:
- the ggnbp2 gene encoding gametogenetin-binding protein 2 isoform X3, whose translation MARLVAICREGEEDFPFLARQIPLYIDEPLTMVMEFPEDVMDLDSQYINTTRWIQFAEYHSKLKQQDLHTAMMVTSREVFSTLAQLVPCVGCRRSVERLFSQLVESGNPALEPLTVKTPATLSVTKACLADAKKLFTLFYVHGSKLNDMIDAIPKSKKNKRCQLHSLDTHKPKPLGGSWMDVWERMSQGCRDEVVLIDSACLLETLETYLRKHRFCTDCKNKVLRAYNILAGELDCTKEKGYCAALYEGLCCCPHERHIHVCCETDFIAHLLGRAEPEFSGGYERRERHAKTMDVAQEEVLTCLGIHLYERLHRIWQKLRAEEQTWQMLFYLGVDALRRNFEMAVEKMQGISRLEQFVEELSEEERAKELKQEKKRQKRKNRRKNKCGFDVPADKEKSLDECSLESVDVSCKACGSPDEEEEDDDDEEETVAAEVIVGSGSDACTCPESRTLDSPQTNKGLSPHSNASDCGYSSSMEGSETGSRGGSDVACTEVFNHDDADFPNGLDNHHLCSEAKEVEEEEAADSCVECWSNAEDNTKCKNKKKKRKGKSLCNDQGQKAKDCSADENKTGKGGVTTSQNCQTKETRPPAPGGGFASIALPALCGQPDNSTKSLVELLGDADRCSDEDNCLTPEEIRAFVESNKSFYSQRDRYRQHLRDTFTNYCRATQPSKPLRAESG comes from the exons ATGGCGCGTCTAGTGGCGATTTGCCGGGAAGGCGAGGAAGACTTCCCGTTTCTTGCAAGACAGATTCCCCTGTACATTGACGAACCTCTCACG ATGGTGATGGAATTTCCTGAGGATGTCATGGACCTTGACAGCCAGTACATTAATACAACCCGGTGGATACAGTTTGCAGAG TACCACTCCAAGTTGAAGCAGCAGGACCTGCACACGGCCATGATGGTGACGTCCAGGGAGGTGTTCAGCACCCTGGCCCAGCTGGTGCCTTGCGTGGGCTGCCGTCGCAGCGTGGAGCGCCTCTTCTCCCAGCTGGTGGAGTCCGGGAACCCGGCCCTGGAGCCCCTCACTGTGAAGACCCCCGCCACGCTCTCCGTCACCAAGGCCTGCCTGGCCGACGCCAAGAAGCTCTTCACACTTTTCTACGTCCACGG GTCAAAGTTGAACGACATGATCGACGCCATTCCCAAGAGCAAAAAGAACAAACGATGTCAGTTGCACTCCTTAGACACCCACAAGCCCAAACCGTTGGG GGGAAGCTGGATGGACGTGTGGGAGCGGATGTCTCAGGGGTGCAGGGACGAGGTGGTCCTCATCGACAGTGCGTGCCTTCTAGAGACACTAGAGACGTATCTACGCAAACATAG GTTCTGCACCGACTGTAAGAACAAGGTGCTCCGGGCGTACAACATCCTGGCGGGGGAGCTGGACTGCACCAAGGAGAAGGGCTACTGCGCCGCCCTGTACGAGGGCCTGTGCTGCTGCCCCCACGAGCGGCACATCCACGTCTGCTGCGAGACCGACTTCATCGCCCACCTGCTGGGCCGCGCAGAGCCCGAGTTCTCGGGCGGTTACGA acggagagagaggcacGCCAAGACCATGGACGTGGCCCAGGAGGAGGTGCTCACCTGCCTGGGGATCCACCTCTACGAGCGCCTCCACCGGATCTGGCAGAAGCTCCGGGCCGAGGAGCAGACCTGGCAGATGCTCTTCTACCTGGGGGTGGACGCGCTGCGGAGGAATTTTGAG ATGGCCGTGGAGAAGATGCAAGGCATCAGCCGACTGGAGCAGTTTGTGGAAGAGCTCtccgaggaggagagagccaaGGAGCTGaagcaggagaagaagaggcagaAGCGCAAGAACCGACGCAAGAACAAGTGTGGCTTCGACGTGCCCGCGGACAAGGAGAAGAGTCTGGACGAG TGCTCGCTGGAGTCTGTGGACGTCAGCTGCAAGGCGTGTGGTAGCccggatgaggaagaggaggacgacgacgatgaGGAAGAGACGGTTGCCGCGGAGGTCATCGTCGGCAGCGGGAGCGACGCGTGCACCTGTCCGGAGAGCAGAACCCTGGACTCGCCTCAAACCAACAAAG GCCTGTCTCCCCACAGCAACGCCAGCGACTGCGGCTACTCCTCCAGCATGGAGGGCAGCGAGACGGGGTCCCGGGGGGGCTCGGACGTGGCCTGCACAGAGGTCTTCAACCACGACGACGCAG ACTTCCCAAATGGCCTCGACAACCACCACCTGTGTTCCGAAgccaaggaggtggaggaggaggaagcggcGGACAGCTGTGTCGAGTGCTGGTCGAATGCGGAAGACAACACCAAGTGcaagaataaaaagaaaaagcgaAAGGGCAAGAGTCTATGCAACGATCAG GGACAAAAAGCCAAAGATTGTTCCGCAGAcgaaaacaaaacaggaaaagGTGGAGTGACCACGTCCCAGAATTGCCAAACCAAAGAAACACGCCCCCCCGCGCCGGGGGGCGGTTTTGCCAGTATTGCACTTCCGGCACTGTGCGGCCAACCAGACAACAGCACAAAAAGCCTTGTGGAACTCCTG GGCGACGCCGACCGCTGCTCGGACGAAGACAACTGCCTGACGCCGGAGGAGATCCGGGCCTTCGTGGAGAGCAATAAGTCCTTCTACAGCCAGCGTGACCGCTACCGCCAACACCTGAGGGACACCTTCACCAACTACTGCCGCGCCACCCAGCCCAGCAAACCCCTCCGCGCAGAGAGCGGCTAG
- the pigw gene encoding phosphatidylinositol-glycan biosynthesis class W protein — MSQRELKEAFISNLNGTSLGEVALGSFLTPLCFINRGLIWILYYQAKGTVPLPFPWISHFVLDFCMIVAPLVLSCTMLSDILHLVILALALVSGAFQWYVYHAKGNPAAVHPQTVTSKNFLKSHVQSGRVPMVTVFRVLVNIKTAISILAVDFNVFPRRYAKTELYGTGVMDFGVGAYVFANALVSPEARGRTIVGSKMNHIAKQLMTVWPLLGLGLIRLASVKMTGYHEHVTEYGVHWNFFFTLAIVRVVASLLLALFPVGHSWIFAVLLGGLYQSALETTGLKSFLLHNNDRTVDFVHANKEGLFSVPGYIAIYMAGVQVGLYLMKPRTLVRDYFRVIFNFLWGSGVLYGGLFLCQATVEPVSRRLANLSFCLWIVAQCIFFLACLALGDMALLMLQRKSHCYLVPSAWNPHEKDKDSVAEGKRRSMDRFCLYQAINRNQLLFFLIANVTTGLTNILVDTFSTSDYVSVSVLLAYMFINCGAVHILHLFKITVKFW; from the coding sequence ATGTCTCAACGGGAACTGAAGGAGGCGTTTATCAGCAACCTCAACGGGACCAGTCTGGGAGAAGTGGCATTGGGCTCATTCCTTACCCCGTTATGCTTTATCAACAGAGGACTCATCTGGATTTTGTATTATCAGGCAAAAGGAACTGTCCCCTTGCCGTTTCCATGGATTTCTCACTTTGTACTAGACTTTTGCATGATTGTAGCTCCACTTGTACTGTCATGCACCATGTTAAGTGACATTCTGCACTTGGTCATCCTGGCTTTGGCCTTGGTGTCAGGGGCTTTCCAGTGGTATGTCTACCACGCCAAGGGCAATCCTGCTGCTGTACATCCTCAAACCGTCACCAGCAAGAACTTCCTCAAGAGCCACGTTCAGTCCGGCCGGGTTCCCATGGTTACTGTCTTTAGAGTTCTTGTGAACATTAAAACTGCTATAAGCATTTTAGCCGTGGATTTTAATGTGTTCCCAAGGAGATATGCTAAAACTGAATTGTACGGTACAGGGGTCATGGACTTTGGCGTAGGGGCATACGTCTTTGCGAATGCCCTTGTTTCTCCAGAGGCCCGGGGTAGGACCATAGTTGGATCAAAGATGAATCACATCGCTAAGCAGTTGATGACTGTTTGGCCCCTCCTAGGCCTCGGTTTGATAAGACTAGCCAGTGTCAAAATGACCGGATATCATGAGCATGTGACAGAGTATGGGGTTCATTGGAATTTCTTCTTCACCCTAGCCATAGTTCGAGTCGTGGCGTCCTTGCTCTTGGCTCTCTTTCCAGTCGGTCACTCTTGGATCTTTGCCGTCCTGCTGGGTGGTCTTTACCAGTCGGCTCTCGAGACAACAGGTCTGAAATCCTTTCTGCTCCACAACAATGACAGGACTGTCGACTTTGTGCACGCCAACAAAGAGGGCCTGTTTTCCGTCCCGGGCTACATCGCGATATACATGGCGGGAGTTCAAGTCGGCCTCTATCTCATGAAGCCAAGGACCTTGGTGAGGGATTATTTCAGAGTGATTTTTAACTTCCTGTGGGGAAGTGGTGTGCTGTATGGCGGTTTGTTCCTCTGCCAGGCGACCGTTGAGCCAGTGTCCCGGCGGTTGGCAAACTTGTCTTTCTGCCTCTGGATTGTGGCTCAGTGTATATTCTTCCTTGCGTGCCTGGCCTTGGGCGATATGGCATTACTAATGCTTCAGAGGAAATCACACTGTTACCTGGTGCCGTCGGCATGGAACCCACACGAAAAGGACAAAGATTCAGTCgcagagggaaagaggaggagtATGGATAGATTTTGTCTCTATCAGGCGATAAACCGGaatcagttgttgtttttcttgatCGCAAATGTAACCACCGGCTTGACTAACATTTTGGTGGACACGTTTAGCACCAGTGATTATGTCTCGGTGTCTGTCTTGCTGGCCTACATGTTTATTAACTGTGGTGCTGTACATATTCTacatttgtttaaaataactgTAAAATTCTGGTGA
- the ggnbp2 gene encoding gametogenetin-binding protein 2 isoform X2: protein MARLVAICREGEEDFPFLARQIPLYIDEPLTMVMEFPEDVMDLDSQYINTTRWIQFAEYHSKLKQQDLHTAMMVTSREVFSTLAQLVPCVGCRRSVERLFSQLVESGNPALEPLTVKTPATLSVTKACLADAKKLFTLFYVHGSKLNDMIDAIPKSKKNKRCQLHSLDTHKPKPLGGSWMDVWERMSQGCRDEVVLIDSACLLETLETYLRKHRFCTDCKNKVLRAYNILAGELDCTKEKGYCAALYEGLCCCPHERHIHVCCETDFIAHLLGRAEPEFSGGYERRERHAKTMDVAQEEVLTCLGIHLYERLHRIWQKLRAEEQTWQMLFYLGVDALRRNFEMAVEKMQGISRLEQFVEELSEEERAKELKQEKKRQKRKNRRKNKCGFDVPADKEKSLDECSLESVDVSCKACGSPDEEEEDDDDEEETVAAEVIVGSGSDACTCPESRTLDSPQTNKGLSPHSNASDCGYSSSMEGSETGSRGGSDVACTEVFNHDDAGDFPNGLDNHHLCSEAKEVEEEEAADSCVECWSNAEDNTKCKNKKKKRKGKSLCNDQGQKAKDCSADENKTGKGGVTTSQNCQTKETRPPAPGGGFASIALPALCGQPDNSTKSLVELLGDADRCSDEDNCLTPEEIRAFVESNKSFYSQRDRYRQHLRDTFTNYCRATQPSKPLRAESG from the exons ATGGCGCGTCTAGTGGCGATTTGCCGGGAAGGCGAGGAAGACTTCCCGTTTCTTGCAAGACAGATTCCCCTGTACATTGACGAACCTCTCACG ATGGTGATGGAATTTCCTGAGGATGTCATGGACCTTGACAGCCAGTACATTAATACAACCCGGTGGATACAGTTTGCAGAG TACCACTCCAAGTTGAAGCAGCAGGACCTGCACACGGCCATGATGGTGACGTCCAGGGAGGTGTTCAGCACCCTGGCCCAGCTGGTGCCTTGCGTGGGCTGCCGTCGCAGCGTGGAGCGCCTCTTCTCCCAGCTGGTGGAGTCCGGGAACCCGGCCCTGGAGCCCCTCACTGTGAAGACCCCCGCCACGCTCTCCGTCACCAAGGCCTGCCTGGCCGACGCCAAGAAGCTCTTCACACTTTTCTACGTCCACGG GTCAAAGTTGAACGACATGATCGACGCCATTCCCAAGAGCAAAAAGAACAAACGATGTCAGTTGCACTCCTTAGACACCCACAAGCCCAAACCGTTGGG GGGAAGCTGGATGGACGTGTGGGAGCGGATGTCTCAGGGGTGCAGGGACGAGGTGGTCCTCATCGACAGTGCGTGCCTTCTAGAGACACTAGAGACGTATCTACGCAAACATAG GTTCTGCACCGACTGTAAGAACAAGGTGCTCCGGGCGTACAACATCCTGGCGGGGGAGCTGGACTGCACCAAGGAGAAGGGCTACTGCGCCGCCCTGTACGAGGGCCTGTGCTGCTGCCCCCACGAGCGGCACATCCACGTCTGCTGCGAGACCGACTTCATCGCCCACCTGCTGGGCCGCGCAGAGCCCGAGTTCTCGGGCGGTTACGA acggagagagaggcacGCCAAGACCATGGACGTGGCCCAGGAGGAGGTGCTCACCTGCCTGGGGATCCACCTCTACGAGCGCCTCCACCGGATCTGGCAGAAGCTCCGGGCCGAGGAGCAGACCTGGCAGATGCTCTTCTACCTGGGGGTGGACGCGCTGCGGAGGAATTTTGAG ATGGCCGTGGAGAAGATGCAAGGCATCAGCCGACTGGAGCAGTTTGTGGAAGAGCTCtccgaggaggagagagccaaGGAGCTGaagcaggagaagaagaggcagaAGCGCAAGAACCGACGCAAGAACAAGTGTGGCTTCGACGTGCCCGCGGACAAGGAGAAGAGTCTGGACGAG TGCTCGCTGGAGTCTGTGGACGTCAGCTGCAAGGCGTGTGGTAGCccggatgaggaagaggaggacgacgacgatgaGGAAGAGACGGTTGCCGCGGAGGTCATCGTCGGCAGCGGGAGCGACGCGTGCACCTGTCCGGAGAGCAGAACCCTGGACTCGCCTCAAACCAACAAAG GCCTGTCTCCCCACAGCAACGCCAGCGACTGCGGCTACTCCTCCAGCATGGAGGGCAGCGAGACGGGGTCCCGGGGGGGCTCGGACGTGGCCTGCACAGAGGTCTTCAACCACGACGACGCAG GAGACTTCCCAAATGGCCTCGACAACCACCACCTGTGTTCCGAAgccaaggaggtggaggaggaggaagcggcGGACAGCTGTGTCGAGTGCTGGTCGAATGCGGAAGACAACACCAAGTGcaagaataaaaagaaaaagcgaAAGGGCAAGAGTCTATGCAACGATCAG GGACAAAAAGCCAAAGATTGTTCCGCAGAcgaaaacaaaacaggaaaagGTGGAGTGACCACGTCCCAGAATTGCCAAACCAAAGAAACACGCCCCCCCGCGCCGGGGGGCGGTTTTGCCAGTATTGCACTTCCGGCACTGTGCGGCCAACCAGACAACAGCACAAAAAGCCTTGTGGAACTCCTG GGCGACGCCGACCGCTGCTCGGACGAAGACAACTGCCTGACGCCGGAGGAGATCCGGGCCTTCGTGGAGAGCAATAAGTCCTTCTACAGCCAGCGTGACCGCTACCGCCAACACCTGAGGGACACCTTCACCAACTACTGCCGCGCCACCCAGCCCAGCAAACCCCTCCGCGCAGAGAGCGGCTAG
- the ggnbp2 gene encoding gametogenetin-binding protein 2 isoform X1 — translation MARLVAICREGEEDFPFLARQIPLYIDEPLTMVMEFPEDVMDLDSQYINTTRWIQFAEYHSKLKQQDLHTAMMVTSREVFSTLAQLVPCVGCRRSVERLFSQLVESGNPALEPLTVKTPATLSVTKACLADAKKLFTLFYVHGSKLNDMIDAIPKSKKNKRCQLHSLDTHKPKPLGGSWMDVWERMSQGCRDEVVLIDSACLLETLETYLRKHRFCTDCKNKVLRAYNILAGELDCTKEKGYCAALYEGLCCCPHERHIHVCCETDFIAHLLGRAEPEFSGGYERRERHAKTMDVAQEEVLTCLGIHLYERLHRIWQKLRAEEQTWQMLFYLGVDALRRNFEMAVEKMQGISRLEQFVEELSEEERAKELKQEKKRQKRKNRRKNKCGFDVPADKEKSLDECSLESVDVSCKACGSPDEEEEDDDDEEETVAAEVIVGSGSDACTCPESRTLDSPQTNKGLSPHSNASDCGYSSSMEGSETGSRGGSDVACTEVFNHDDAGQRRGDFPNGLDNHHLCSEAKEVEEEEAADSCVECWSNAEDNTKCKNKKKKRKGKSLCNDQGQKAKDCSADENKTGKGGVTTSQNCQTKETRPPAPGGGFASIALPALCGQPDNSTKSLVELLGDADRCSDEDNCLTPEEIRAFVESNKSFYSQRDRYRQHLRDTFTNYCRATQPSKPLRAESG, via the exons ATGGCGCGTCTAGTGGCGATTTGCCGGGAAGGCGAGGAAGACTTCCCGTTTCTTGCAAGACAGATTCCCCTGTACATTGACGAACCTCTCACG ATGGTGATGGAATTTCCTGAGGATGTCATGGACCTTGACAGCCAGTACATTAATACAACCCGGTGGATACAGTTTGCAGAG TACCACTCCAAGTTGAAGCAGCAGGACCTGCACACGGCCATGATGGTGACGTCCAGGGAGGTGTTCAGCACCCTGGCCCAGCTGGTGCCTTGCGTGGGCTGCCGTCGCAGCGTGGAGCGCCTCTTCTCCCAGCTGGTGGAGTCCGGGAACCCGGCCCTGGAGCCCCTCACTGTGAAGACCCCCGCCACGCTCTCCGTCACCAAGGCCTGCCTGGCCGACGCCAAGAAGCTCTTCACACTTTTCTACGTCCACGG GTCAAAGTTGAACGACATGATCGACGCCATTCCCAAGAGCAAAAAGAACAAACGATGTCAGTTGCACTCCTTAGACACCCACAAGCCCAAACCGTTGGG GGGAAGCTGGATGGACGTGTGGGAGCGGATGTCTCAGGGGTGCAGGGACGAGGTGGTCCTCATCGACAGTGCGTGCCTTCTAGAGACACTAGAGACGTATCTACGCAAACATAG GTTCTGCACCGACTGTAAGAACAAGGTGCTCCGGGCGTACAACATCCTGGCGGGGGAGCTGGACTGCACCAAGGAGAAGGGCTACTGCGCCGCCCTGTACGAGGGCCTGTGCTGCTGCCCCCACGAGCGGCACATCCACGTCTGCTGCGAGACCGACTTCATCGCCCACCTGCTGGGCCGCGCAGAGCCCGAGTTCTCGGGCGGTTACGA acggagagagaggcacGCCAAGACCATGGACGTGGCCCAGGAGGAGGTGCTCACCTGCCTGGGGATCCACCTCTACGAGCGCCTCCACCGGATCTGGCAGAAGCTCCGGGCCGAGGAGCAGACCTGGCAGATGCTCTTCTACCTGGGGGTGGACGCGCTGCGGAGGAATTTTGAG ATGGCCGTGGAGAAGATGCAAGGCATCAGCCGACTGGAGCAGTTTGTGGAAGAGCTCtccgaggaggagagagccaaGGAGCTGaagcaggagaagaagaggcagaAGCGCAAGAACCGACGCAAGAACAAGTGTGGCTTCGACGTGCCCGCGGACAAGGAGAAGAGTCTGGACGAG TGCTCGCTGGAGTCTGTGGACGTCAGCTGCAAGGCGTGTGGTAGCccggatgaggaagaggaggacgacgacgatgaGGAAGAGACGGTTGCCGCGGAGGTCATCGTCGGCAGCGGGAGCGACGCGTGCACCTGTCCGGAGAGCAGAACCCTGGACTCGCCTCAAACCAACAAAG GCCTGTCTCCCCACAGCAACGCCAGCGACTGCGGCTACTCCTCCAGCATGGAGGGCAGCGAGACGGGGTCCCGGGGGGGCTCGGACGTGGCCTGCACAGAGGTCTTCAACCACGACGACGCAGGTCAGCGCAGGG GAGACTTCCCAAATGGCCTCGACAACCACCACCTGTGTTCCGAAgccaaggaggtggaggaggaggaagcggcGGACAGCTGTGTCGAGTGCTGGTCGAATGCGGAAGACAACACCAAGTGcaagaataaaaagaaaaagcgaAAGGGCAAGAGTCTATGCAACGATCAG GGACAAAAAGCCAAAGATTGTTCCGCAGAcgaaaacaaaacaggaaaagGTGGAGTGACCACGTCCCAGAATTGCCAAACCAAAGAAACACGCCCCCCCGCGCCGGGGGGCGGTTTTGCCAGTATTGCACTTCCGGCACTGTGCGGCCAACCAGACAACAGCACAAAAAGCCTTGTGGAACTCCTG GGCGACGCCGACCGCTGCTCGGACGAAGACAACTGCCTGACGCCGGAGGAGATCCGGGCCTTCGTGGAGAGCAATAAGTCCTTCTACAGCCAGCGTGACCGCTACCGCCAACACCTGAGGGACACCTTCACCAACTACTGCCGCGCCACCCAGCCCAGCAAACCCCTCCGCGCAGAGAGCGGCTAG